Sequence from the Mycobacterium florentinum genome:
CTGGATCAGTTGCGGACGGCGTACGGGCAGGGCTTTCTCGACGACATCCCCAAGCCGCTGGGCCGGGTTTCCGACCCCGCCGAGCAGGCCGCGGTGCTGCTCTTCTTGAATAGTGGTGCAGCCAGCTACATCACGGGACAGATCATCTGGGTCGACGGCGGAAACGTGGGCGCGACGATTGCTCGTGAACTCGAGGAAGGAGCCCCCCGTGGCCGACTTGACTGATTTTCGGCGGGTCGCGCGTGACGTCTCCAACTGGGGGCGGTGGGGGAACAGCGACGAACTCGGCACTCTGAACTTCATCACCGCCGACAAGGTGGCCGAGGCCGCCAGTCTGGCCAAGCACGGCAAGGTCTTTCCGCTGGGCGTTGATTTCGGTGCGTCGGGGCCGCAGGGCGCGTTCGAATATCGGCACAATCCCGTCCACGTCATGACCATCGATGGGGGGGACGCGAAGACGCTGGCCCAGTACGGGCCCGGCTGGGCGAGCAACCCGATAGCCAAACAGCTCAGCAGTTACATGAACGACGACAATCCGTTCCGCTTCAACGACGACTTGATCATCATGCCGTTGCAAGCGGCAAGCCAGTGGGATGCACTGTCGCACGTCTACTACGACGACCAGCTCTACAACGGCTTTCCGGCGAATTCGGTGACCAGCATGGGCGCCGTCCATTGCGGCATCGACAAGGTCGACGGCAAGGGCATCACGTCGCGCGGCGTGCTGCTGGACCTGGTTCGCCACCGCGGCGCGAAAGTCTTTCTCGAGCAGGGGAATCCGATCTCGCCGGAAGAACTGGACGATGTCGCGCGCGCGCAGGGCGTGACAATCGGCCGAGGCGACATCGTGCTGATCCGGACCGGCTGGTGGACCAGGTTCGCGCAGACCGGCAACAAGACCGAAGCCTTTTCCGGGCTGGACTGGAGCTGCGCTTCGTGGCTGCACGACCATGAGGTCGCCGCGGTCGCGGCCGACAACCTCCAGGTCGAGGACCTGGTGTCGGGAGTGGAGGGCGTATTCCTGCCCCTGCATCTGCTCTGCTTGCGCGATATGGGCATGATGTTCGGCGAATACTGGGACCTCACCGCACTGGCCGAGGACTGCGCCGCCGATGGTGTCTACGAATTCCAGCTCGTCGCCCCGCCGCTGAGAGTTGTTGGCGCCGTGGGCTCTCCCGTCAACCCGATCGCGATCAAGTGATGGGCTTTGAGCGCAAGACCATGCTGGTCGACGGCCTGACCACGGGCTATCTCGAGGCCGGCGACGGCGATCCGGTGGTGCTGCTGCACGGCGGTGAATTCGGAGCCAGCGCCGAACTCGGTTGGGAACGCAACATTTCCGCGCTTGCCGCGGGTGGCTACCGGGTGCTGGCGCCGGACATGCTGGGGTACGGCAAATCGGCGAAGGTGATCGACTTCGTCGACGGCCGGGGGATGCGGATACGGCATGTGGCCCGCTTTTGCGAGGTACTCGGTATCGACTCGGCGCATTTCGCCGGCAACTCCATGGGTGCCATCAACCTGCTCAACGACACCACGTCACAGGCACCACTATTGCCGATCCGTAGCTTGGCGATCATCTGCGGGGGCGGAGAGATCCAGCAGAACAAGCACTTTGAGGCACTACAGGAGTACGACGCGAGCCTGCCGGCCATGCGCCGCATCGTCGAAGCCCTGTTCTGTGACCCCGGCTATCCGGCCGACGAGGAATACGTGGGCCGCCGTTACGAGTCGAGCACCGCGCCCGGGGCGTGGGAGGCGGTGGCCGCGGCCCGCTTCCGCCGGCCCGGCGCGTCGCGGCCCCCGACCCCGCCGGCCACCCGGGCCTACGAACGCATCCGGGTGCCGACGCTGGTCGTCGAAGGAGGAGAGGACAAACTCCTGCCGCCGGGCTGGGCGGCCGAGATCGCCAAGCAAATCGACGGTGCCCGGTCGGTGGTGGTCGCCGGCGCGGGCCACTGCCCGCAGATCGAGCAGCCGTCGGCGGTCAACGACTTGCTGCTGGAATTTCTGGCTTCTTAGAAGACGTATTCCAACCGGGTCATCATCCCGGCGACCTGGTGGTAGGTGTTGTGGCAATGCATCTGCCACACCCCGGGGTTGTCGGCCACCAGGACGGCCAGGATCTTCTGTTTGGGCAGCACCATCACGGTGTCCTTGCGGGCACCGAGCGAGCCGTCGGCGTTGATCAGCTGGAATGTGTGCCCGTGCAGGTGGATTGGGTGATACATCATGGTGGTGTTGTCGAAGGTGAGGGTGGGTCGCTGTCCCTGCGCAACGTGTAGCGGGTTGGTCTTGCTGTAGGGCTCGCCGTTGATCGTCCAGTCGTATTGGACCATGTTGCCACCCAGGACAACCGCAAGGTTGAGTCCCGGTTCGGGCCGACTCAACATGGCCGACGTTGCGGCGGCGAACATCTCGACGGTGCCCACGCGCCTGGTGAGTTCGGCCGGCTGGAATTGCGGATCGGGCGGGCTGCCCTTTCCGGTGGACAGCAGGGCACGCGCCAGCGCCCCTTTGCCCTCGGCCATGGCGACCAACGGGAAGACTCCGTCGGCGGCGGTCACGATGACGTCGTACCGTTCGGCCATCCCGATCAGCAGGGCGTCGACCTGGCGGGGCACGACGGCGTAACCGTCAGTGTGGGTGACCGTCATGGGATGGCCGGCTAGCGCGACGCGGAAGGTGGTGTCGGAGCCGGTGTTGATGAAACGGATCCGGATCCGCTGGCCCGGCTTCGCATTGAAGGTGGTGGGAGCCGCGGGAATTCGGCCGTTGATCAAGTAGTACGGATAGGCGATGTCTCCGGCGTCGCCGCCCAGCAGGTCGCTGTTTCCGACGCGCCCTGTCGGCGGCGCGGCCGCAGAGGTCGTCGGGCTGGTCGAGCTCGTCGGGCTCGCCGAAGTGGTCTCGCCGGTCGAAGTGGTGGGCGTCGTCGACGTGGTCGGGGTCGTCGGGGGTGTCGAGGTTGCGGCGGGCATGTTGGACATGCTCGGCTTGTTCGGATTGGTCAATTCCTCGTAGAGCTGTTGTGGGCTCTTCCCCACACCGTCGGTCCAGTCGTCAAGGACCACAACCCATTCGGCGTCGTAGTTGCCCTCGGTGGGGTCGTCGATGATGACCGGCAGGTACAGGCCGGTGTCTTCGTCGAGGCCGGTGTGGGGATGGGCCCAGTAGGTGCCGGAGTTCGGCGCCGAGAACTGGTAGGTGAACTCCTGGCCGGCTTCGATGTTCGGAGTGGCCGGCTCCGCGCCATCCATGTTGTTGCGCAACGCGATGCCGTGCCAATGCACCGACGTCATATGGTCGAGCTTGTTCGTGACCTTGACCACGAGCTCGTCGCCGACCCTGGCCCGGATCAGCGGTCCCGGAATCGTGTCACCGAAGGCCAGCGTCTTCACGACCGGTCCGCCCAGATCGATCTGCGCCAGTTGCGGCGTCAAACTGACGTTTACCGTGCGACCGCTGTGGGGCCGCGCCGCTTCCGCGGCAGCGATCGCGGCCGCCATCTTGTCGGCACTGCTCAGTTCCTGGGGCTTGGAGTTGCCGCAGGCTGCCAGCGTCAGCCCGCCCGCGATGCCGGCCGCCATGAAGCCGCGCCGGGTAAGCCGCGCCCCTTCGATCCCAACCCCACTGGTGGGTAGCATCGGCATTGATCGCTCCTTGTCGTCGGTCGATACGTACCCGGCGAGTTATACCGTGCTAGGGAGTTAGCCAGAACGCAACCACTGACCGAGAATTGACAAAGAATTGTCGGCCCGTGTCAGACCGCCGCGCCACCTCCGTCGACATGCAGGGTCGAGCCGGTGATGAAGCTGGCTCGAGGGGAGCTGAGGAATAGCACGGCCTCGGCGATCTCGGACGCGAACGCGGTACGGCCGAGTGGCAACGATCGCCCGAGCTCTTCGTTGACCTCGCCCCATGCGGCGGCGACTCCGAGCGTGCGGGTGGGACCGGGTGCCACGCTGTTCACCCGCACCCCGGCCGCCCCGAACTCGGCGGCCCAGGTGCGGGTGAGCGATTCCAGCGCGGCCTTGGAGGCGCTGTAGCCCGACGCGCCGGGGATTCCCTTGAACGCGGCCATGGTGGTGACGTTGACGATGCTGCCGCGACCGCGCTGCAACATTTGCGGGATCAGGCCGGCAACCAGGAAATAGGCGCCCCGGACATTGGTGTTGAACGTCGTCTCGAACACCGTGATGTCCTGATCGACGGTCAACGAGGACGGGAAGCTCCCGGCATTGTTGACGATGATGTCGACTTCGCCGCACTGCCGCACAAGCGAATTCACCGACTCGGCGTCTGCCATGTCGGTCTGGACGAACCGCGCATTCTGACCTATGGCGTCGACCGCTTCATCGCCCTTGACCCGGTCGCGCCCGGCGATGATGACCCTGGCACCTTCGCTTGCCAGCAGTCGCGCGGATTCCAGTCCGATGCCCGCCGTCCCACCGGTGATCACCGCGGTCTGGTCCAACAGCTCCATCAGGCTCAGCTCCCCTGGACGCTTACTTGGCGTTGCTGGGCACCTGGGAGGCCAGCCAGTCGCCGAACCTGGTGGGGTACAGGGTCACTTCTTCGCCCTCGACGGGAACGATCATGCGGTCGTCGAGCACGGCGCCGTAGTACTGGGCACCGGTGTCGGTGATCACCTGGCGGGAATCGCCGGTTGCGGCGAAACGGGTCCGGATGAAGTCGTCCATGCCCCGCTTCTCCGGGCCGGCGATATTGATCAGCCCGGCCGGGTCACCAATCGCCGCGCGGGTGACGGCCGTAGCCACATCGGCCGCCGCGATGGGTTGGAACGCCCCATGCGGTGCCCGAACCGTGTCACCATCGGCCATCGAATCGGCAATGCCCGCAACGAATTCGAAGAACTGAGTGGCGCGCACGATCGTGTGCGGAGCTCCCGATTCCGCGATGAGCTTCTCCTGAGCGATCTTGGCGCGCATGTAGCCACTGGCGGCCGCGCGGTCCGCTCCCACGATCGACAGGGCGACGTGGTGCTGCACGCCGGCGGCGCGCTCGGCATCGAGCAGGTTCCGGGTCGAGGTGGTGAAGAATTCCAGCACCTCGTCGTCGCCCCAGGAAGGCGCGTTGGTCACGTCCACCACCGTGTGGACACCCGCGACAGCCGCTGCGAGGCCTTCGCCGGTGATGGTGTTGACCCCCGACCTGGGCGAGGCCGCGACGGCCTCGTGCCCGAGCTCGGTGAGCTGCGCGACAACCTGCGATCCGATGAGTCCACTGCCGCCGACGACCAGAACCTTCATGATCATGCCTTTCGAGTTTCCCGAAACAACTGGTCTGTCCAGCATGGCCCTGATGCGGGTGCGTCGGAACCCTGGAAAGTCCGTAGTCGTATCGGCTCAGGGGAGAAGGTCGCAACCCCGGAGTTGTCTGCGTGAGCTGATCCCGAGCTTGGCGAACACCTTCCTGAGGTGCCATTCGACGGTGTGAGTGCTGATGAACAACTGCGCTGCGATCTCGGGGTTGGTCAGGCCGTCACCGGCCAACCGCGCGATCTGCGCCTCTTGGGGCGTCAACTCATGACCCGGCGCCGCCGAGCGCTTGCTCACCTTCTGGCCGGTGACCAAGAGCTCACGACGAGCGCGCGCGGCGAAGGCCTGCGCACCCATCCGCCCGAACATCTCGTAGGCGGTCTGCAGTTGCGCGCGGGCATCGATGCGGCGGTTACACCGGCGCAGCCACTCCCCGTAGACCAGATGAGCCCGCGCGAGTTGCACGGCAATACGGGTCCGCTGCAATCTGTCGATCGCCTCTTGGTAATGCGCTTCGGCGCTCTGGTCGTCGGCCAGCAGTGCCCGTGACCACGCTAAAACTCCTGCAGCCCAATCTGTTTCGGTGACCAGGGCACGCTCTTCGAGCTGGCGCAGCGCCGCCCGCCCGGCGTCGGGTGCGCCGCCTCTGGCGGCGGCTTCGACGAGTTCGATCAGGCAGAAGCCGAACACGCCGAGATCCTCATGTTCGCAACATCGCCGGGCCGCGGCCAACGCTTCGTTGTAGCGGCCCAGGCCGTTGTAGAGCAAGGCTTTGGTGTAGTTGGCCAGACCGACGATGCGCCCTTCGCCTCTGGACACGGCGCCTTCCGTCGCGGCATCGATGAATTTCAGTGCGTCCGCTTCGGCGCCACGCCAGGCGGCGAGCAGCAGCGTTTGGTACTTCAACGGGGCATAGCCGGTGGCGGCGGCGATCGCGCCGGCCTCCTCGACCAGTGCCGTGGCCGACGCGAGTTCACCGGCCTGCACATGCACGCCGGCACGGTAGACCAGGGCATGCGGCAGCACCGCCAGGGCGCCGGCGTCGCGGGCCAATCGCACCGCGTCGGTAGCCAGGTGATGCCAGAGGTCGTCGTCCCATACCTCGTGGGCCGCCGATTCCTGCACGAGCGGGAAGGCCAACCAGAACCACCGCATCACGTCGTCGTCGCCGCGCGCGGCCGCCGCGCGGACCAGGTGCAGCGCTTCGCGCAGCGCCGGCACGCTCGCGGCGTGGCCCGCGGTGACCCAGATGGCGATGCCGTCCAGCAACAGATCGACCGGGCGGGTGGGTTGCGGTCCCGTCGGCGCCGCGCGGGCAGCCCGCGCCGTTGTCTGGATGCCGCCGTTCGGGCACAGCCGGCCGCCGAAAAGCGCTGCTCCCAACGCTTCCAGGTAGGTCTCGCGGGCCACCGCGTCGTCCAGTGTTTCCAGCCCGCGTGCGGCATCGAGCAGGCCGGCGGCGGCGTCGGAGACGGTGGGTGCGTCCGAGGCGCCCGTGCGGCTGCGAGCGAAGGTGATCTGGGCGCGCAACCGCACGGCGCGGGCCCGCTGCAGCTGATCCAGCGACGCCGACTCGGCGATGGCGAGCAGCTCGTCGGCGGCGTCGAACGCGGCGACGTCGCGTTTGGCCTGCGCGGCGGCCAGCGCACGGGTGCCGCGGCGCGCCGGGTCGGCGGTCAACTGCGTCGCCCGCTCCAGGAATGCCGCCGCGGCGGCCACGCCCCCTCTGGCCTGCGCGCGGTCGGCCGAGCGTTCGAGTGCGGCGGCGACCTCCTCGTCGGGACCGGGCGCGGCGATCGCCAGGTGCCAAGCGCGCCGGTCCGGGTCGGTGCCGGAATCGGTGGCCTCGGCCAGCGCCCGATGCACCCGGCGTCGTTCCATCAGATCCGCTGAGCGGTATGCCGCCGACCGCACCAGTGGGTGGCGAAATCGCACCCGTGTCCCGACGTCGATCAGACCCACCGCCTCGGCTCGCGCCACCGCGTCCGGCGGCAGCCCCAACCGGTTGGCCGCGCGGGTAAGCAATGCGGCGTCGCCGACCGGCTCTGCCGCGGCGGTGAGCAACAGCTGCTGGGTCTGATCCGGCAGCGACCTGATGCGGCGCAGAAATGTCTGTTCGATCTGCCCGGCCAGCGGTCGCACGTCGGGCCGTTCGAAGCCGCCCGCCAGTTCCGCGGCCGTCAAACCCCGGGGGAGTTCGAGCAGGGCCAGCGGGTTCCCCCGCGTCTCCGCGACGATGCGGTCGCGCACCTGGTCGTCCAGCCGGCCCAGAATGACCGAATCCAACAGTGCGCGCGCGTCGCCCGGATTGAGCCCGCGGACCGTCAGCTCCGGCAGCCCGTCGAACTCGTCCTCGAACCCGTCGCGCATCGCGAAAATCAGCGCGACGGGTTCGGCGATCAGGCGGCGCGCGACGAAGGCCAACGTCTGCGCCGAGATGCGGTCGACCCACTGGGTGTCGTCGACGAGCAAGATCAACGGCTGGCTCTCGGCGACCGCGGCGATCAGGTTCAGAACTGCCAACCCGACCAGGAATCGATCCGGTGCCGGTCCGTGCCTGCGGCCGAAGGCGATGTCCAGTGCCTCCCGTTGCGGCTCGGGTAAGCCATCGATGCGGTCGAGAAAGGGGGCGCAAAGTTGTTGCAAGCCAGCGAATGCGAGCTCCATCTCCGACTCGACACCCGCCACGCGCGCGGCGCGGAAGCCCGCTGCGCGCTCGGCCGCGAAATCAAGCAGCGCGGTCTTGCCGATGCCGGCTTCGCCGCGCAGCACCAGCACCTGGCTTCGGCCCGAGCGGGCCGTGGA
This genomic interval carries:
- a CDS encoding alpha/beta fold hydrolase, whose translation is MGFERKTMLVDGLTTGYLEAGDGDPVVLLHGGEFGASAELGWERNISALAAGGYRVLAPDMLGYGKSAKVIDFVDGRGMRIRHVARFCEVLGIDSAHFAGNSMGAINLLNDTTSQAPLLPIRSLAIICGGGEIQQNKHFEALQEYDASLPAMRRIVEALFCDPGYPADEEYVGRRYESSTAPGAWEAVAAARFRRPGASRPPTPPATRAYERIRVPTLVVEGGEDKLLPPGWAAEIAKQIDGARSVVVAGAGHCPQIEQPSAVNDLLLEFLAS
- a CDS encoding SDR family oxidoreductase gives rise to the protein MKVLVVGGSGLIGSQVVAQLTELGHEAVAASPRSGVNTITGEGLAAAVAGVHTVVDVTNAPSWGDDEVLEFFTTSTRNLLDAERAAGVQHHVALSIVGADRAAASGYMRAKIAQEKLIAESGAPHTIVRATQFFEFVAGIADSMADGDTVRAPHGAFQPIAAADVATAVTRAAIGDPAGLINIAGPEKRGMDDFIRTRFAATGDSRQVITDTGAQYYGAVLDDRMIVPVEGEEVTLYPTRFGDWLASQVPSNAK
- a CDS encoding cyclase family protein, whose protein sequence is MADLTDFRRVARDVSNWGRWGNSDELGTLNFITADKVAEAASLAKHGKVFPLGVDFGASGPQGAFEYRHNPVHVMTIDGGDAKTLAQYGPGWASNPIAKQLSSYMNDDNPFRFNDDLIIMPLQAASQWDALSHVYYDDQLYNGFPANSVTSMGAVHCGIDKVDGKGITSRGVLLDLVRHRGAKVFLEQGNPISPEELDDVARAQGVTIGRGDIVLIRTGWWTRFAQTGNKTEAFSGLDWSCASWLHDHEVAAVAADNLQVEDLVSGVEGVFLPLHLLCLRDMGMMFGEYWDLTALAEDCAADGVYEFQLVAPPLRVVGAVGSPVNPIAIK
- a CDS encoding multicopper oxidase family protein gives rise to the protein MPMLPTSGVGIEGARLTRRGFMAAGIAGGLTLAACGNSKPQELSSADKMAAAIAAAEAARPHSGRTVNVSLTPQLAQIDLGGPVVKTLAFGDTIPGPLIRARVGDELVVKVTNKLDHMTSVHWHGIALRNNMDGAEPATPNIEAGQEFTYQFSAPNSGTYWAHPHTGLDEDTGLYLPVIIDDPTEGNYDAEWVVVLDDWTDGVGKSPQQLYEELTNPNKPSMSNMPAATSTPPTTPTTSTTPTTSTGETTSASPTSSTSPTTSAAAPPTGRVGNSDLLGGDAGDIAYPYYLINGRIPAAPTTFNAKPGQRIRIRFINTGSDTTFRVALAGHPMTVTHTDGYAVVPRQVDALLIGMAERYDVIVTAADGVFPLVAMAEGKGALARALLSTGKGSPPDPQFQPAELTRRVGTVEMFAAATSAMLSRPEPGLNLAVVLGGNMVQYDWTINGEPYSKTNPLHVAQGQRPTLTFDNTTMMYHPIHLHGHTFQLINADGSLGARKDTVMVLPKQKILAVLVADNPGVWQMHCHNTYHQVAGMMTRLEYVF
- a CDS encoding helix-turn-helix transcriptional regulator, with the protein product MRGRRGECSALEQLTSTARSGRSQVLVLRGEAGIGKTALLDFAAERAAGFRAARVAGVESEMELAFAGLQQLCAPFLDRIDGLPEPQREALDIAFGRRHGPAPDRFLVGLAVLNLIAAVAESQPLILLVDDTQWVDRISAQTLAFVARRLIAEPVALIFAMRDGFEDEFDGLPELTVRGLNPGDARALLDSVILGRLDDQVRDRIVAETRGNPLALLELPRGLTAAELAGGFERPDVRPLAGQIEQTFLRRIRSLPDQTQQLLLTAAAEPVGDAALLTRAANRLGLPPDAVARAEAVGLIDVGTRVRFRHPLVRSAAYRSADLMERRRVHRALAEATDSGTDPDRRAWHLAIAAPGPDEEVAAALERSADRAQARGGVAAAAAFLERATQLTADPARRGTRALAAAQAKRDVAAFDAADELLAIAESASLDQLQRARAVRLRAQITFARSRTGASDAPTVSDAAAGLLDAARGLETLDDAVARETYLEALGAALFGGRLCPNGGIQTTARAARAAPTGPQPTRPVDLLLDGIAIWVTAGHAASVPALREALHLVRAAAARGDDDVMRWFWLAFPLVQESAAHEVWDDDLWHHLATDAVRLARDAGALAVLPHALVYRAGVHVQAGELASATALVEEAGAIAAATGYAPLKYQTLLLAAWRGAEADALKFIDAATEGAVSRGEGRIVGLANYTKALLYNGLGRYNEALAAARRCCEHEDLGVFGFCLIELVEAAARGGAPDAGRAALRQLEERALVTETDWAAGVLAWSRALLADDQSAEAHYQEAIDRLQRTRIAVQLARAHLVYGEWLRRCNRRIDARAQLQTAYEMFGRMGAQAFAARARRELLVTGQKVSKRSAAPGHELTPQEAQIARLAGDGLTNPEIAAQLFISTHTVEWHLRKVFAKLGISSRRQLRGCDLLP
- a CDS encoding SDR family NAD(P)-dependent oxidoreductase produces the protein MELLDQTAVITGGTAGIGLESARLLASEGARVIIAGRDRVKGDEAVDAIGQNARFVQTDMADAESVNSLVRQCGEVDIIVNNAGSFPSSLTVDQDITVFETTFNTNVRGAYFLVAGLIPQMLQRGRGSIVNVTTMAAFKGIPGASGYSASKAALESLTRTWAAEFGAAGVRVNSVAPGPTRTLGVAAAWGEVNEELGRSLPLGRTAFASEIAEAVLFLSSPRASFITGSTLHVDGGGAAV